A part of Heliangelus exortis chromosome 3, bHelExo1.hap1, whole genome shotgun sequence genomic DNA contains:
- the FAM161A gene encoding protein FAM161A isoform X2: MKPDRWSRISDLLMSLFDEQIEASAMPKAREEAWIGFYLKQELKREVYRPWQKQQMQKEDGSDLDSNTDGEQTLSLNGNSDKWMDLSKMCSSNQEYYLKLEELKNAHLETIAKLESMYQNKLYFKGVQHLDKKNAAPNMCCRPTWEKSSYQPLNFHRSFSDSDLSDPLGSSISDGTDRELEGNSSETGSSSFAKQQIEKMWDGFSVKDYIFRIKHSLPSSPVFRVTRKKQKAWSPKVTVPKPFQMTIREARKKEKNVKSKSQMEMENSLLKKQLEEEAECQKKFRANPVPAAVFLPLYHEIVQRNEERRRSVKERSKLKLLASQKPFKFIEREKQRSEIRKMQLRDLSVPEKKTKLFKAKPVPKYVYSSAVNDKLKEEELYREIRIRMRAEELLRNSSLPNSRLALKDNNKKKKHKCIELKGTEHKPKIKSNVPDFDLLHQKFQERLLQQKQVKHLTVCEPFHLLTPYIPSNKGKILKDIEEDERKLKETRWPYASPRLNPQIRHSSANSHLSEFGASKSPKITESTRRRLQAIRNSLEEKRKLEEQQKRNRTKQKQRTKKLQKIVTTRAEANDPHQSLAQVSKSKLKTFRNYEKQRMQEYLQELQEMEERVNQRPLLLERVTQKNARIAAEKHYSDRLRALGICPEFISKKGQTTKLLQCFNAEDFNNTTDARERVIKDTVKDTESFEEAADSILQSEQSCEERKQEEGEKKNDVKNSMQDGQSSELEDEEEARVSPQPCHAGESGFSPSSDQHHEGEEEEEVEEEEAEAKTGLPLGHSQEEKEGDNQSRPSSQSDRFYECEEEGQSDPEDEDAFRYEDEEYENYDSEEKSNYDDDEAN; the protein is encoded by the exons ATGAAACCCGACAGATGGTCCCGCATCAGCGATCTCTTAATGAGCTTGTTCGATGAGCAGATTGAAGCATCGGCGATGCCCAAGGCCAGGGAAGAGGCTTGGATAGGTTTCTACCTGAAACAGGAGCTGAAACGGGAGGTTTATAGACcgtggcagaagcagcagatgcagaaagAG GATGGTTCTGATTTGGATTCAAATACTGATGGAGAGCAGACTCTTTCTCTAAATGGGAACTCTGACAAGTGGATGGACCTTTCCAAAATGTGCAGTTCAAATCAAGAATATTACTTGAAGTTAGAGGAGTTGAAGAATGCCCACTTGGAGACCATAGCAAAATTAGAAAGTATGTATCAGAATAAACTGTATTTCAAAGGAGTACAACATTTGGACAAGAAAAATGCTGCTCCTAACATGTGTTGTAG GCCAACGTGGGAAAAGAGTTCATATCAGCCTCTCAATTTCCACAGATCCTTTTCTGACTCTGACTTAAGTGATCCCTTAGGTTCAAGTATATCTGATGGGACTGACAGGGAATTAGAAGGAAATAGTAGTGAAACTGGATCATCTTCATTTGCTAAGCAACAAATTGAAAAAATGTGGGATGGGTTCTCAGTGAAAGACTACATCTTCCGCATCAAACACAGCTTACCAAGCTCACCAGTCTTCAGAGTGACTcggaagaaacagaaagcatgGTCACCAAAAGTCACTGTGCCCAAGCCTTTCCAGATGACTATCAGAGAagctaggaaaaaagaaaagaacgTCAAATCGAAGTCACAAATGGAGATGGAAAATAGCTTATTGAAGAAACAACTAGAGGAAGAAGCAGAGTGTCAGAAAAAATTCCGAGCTAATCCAGTGCCCgctgctgttttccttccaCTCTACCATGAAATCGTGCAACGAAATGAGGAACGTAGGAGGTCTGTGAAAGAGAGAAGCAAACTCAAGCTCTTGGCTTCTCAGAAACCATTTAAATTCATTGAACGAGAGAAGCAAAGAAGTGAAATTAGGAAAATGCAATTAAGAGACCTTTCTGtacctgaaaagaaaacaaaactgttcaAAGCAAAGCCAGTTCCTAAATATGTTTATAGTTCAGCTGTTAATGACAAGCTAAAGGAGGAAGAGCTCTACAGAGAAATCAGGATCAGAAtgagagctgaggagctgctacGTAATTCATCTCTACCTAACAGCAGACTGGCTTTAAAAGAtaacaataaaaagaagaagCACAAGTGCATTGAACTAAAGGGAACAGAACATAAACCCAAGATCAAATCAAATGTTCCAGATTTTGATCTGCTACACCAGAAATTTCAGGAACGGCTCCTCCAACAAAAACAAGTGAAACACCTTACAGTCTGTGAACCTTTCCATCTTCTTACTCCATATATTCCCTCAAACAAGGGGAAGATTTTGAAAGACATTGAAGAGGATGAACGGAAGTTGAAGGAAACACGCTGGCCATATGCCTCTCCAAGACTTAATCCTCAAATAAGACACTCAAGTGCAAATTCACATCTTTCAGAATTTGGAGCATCTAAATCAcccaaaatcacagaatccaCAAGACGACGGCTACAAGCCATAAG GAATTCACttgaggaaaagagaaaactggaagaacaacaaaaaaggaacagaacaaaacagaaacaaagaacaaaaaaactccagaaaatTGTAACAACTCGGGCTGAGGCCAATGACCCACATCAGAGCCTAGCTCAAGTTTCTAAATCCAAATTAAAAACATTCAG GAATTATGAGAAGCAGAGAATGCAAGAATACTTGCAAGAGTTgcaagaaatggaagaaagagTAAATCAAAGGCCATTGCTTCTTGAAAGGGTCACTCAG aaaaatgCCAGAATAGCTGCAGAAAAGCATTATTCTGATAGACTGAGAGCATTGGGAATATGCCCAGagtttatttcaaagaaaggaCAAACAACTAAATTGCTACAATGCTTCAACGCTGAAGATTTTAATAACACCACTGATGCCAGAGAAAG AGTCATCAAGGATACAGTGAAAGACACTGAGTCCTTTGAGGAGGCAGCTGACAGTATTCTTCAGTCTGAgcagtcctgtgaggagaggaagcaggaggaaggagagaagaaaaacgATGTCAAAAACTCCATGCAAGATGGCCAGTCCAGCGAGctggaggatgaggaagaggcAAGAGTCAGCCCTCAGCCTTGCCATGCAGGGGAGTCTGGGTTCAGCCCCTCCTCTGACCAGCACCatgaaggggaggaggaggaggaagtggaagaggaggaagcagaagcaaagaCAGGCTTGCCACTTGGCCATtcccaggaggagaaggagggtgATAATCAGTCAAGACCCAGTTCTCAGTCTGACCGGTTCTACGAGTGTGAAGAAGAGGGTCAGTCTGACCCTGAAGATGAAGATGCCTTCAGATATGAAGATGAGGAATATGAAAATTATGATTCAGAAGAGAAATCCaattatgatgatgatgaagctAACTGA